From a region of the Mycolicibacterium sp. MU0050 genome:
- a CDS encoding DUF427 domain-containing protein — protein sequence MTERHVLEPTAEHPITITPTAGRVVVRVDGAIVADSCAALTLQESTYPAVQYIPLRDVDGQRLRHSQTTTYCPYKGEAGYYSVAGARVVVDDALWCYERPYPAVAAIAGHVAFYPDKADISVTPD from the coding sequence ATGACCGAGCGCCACGTCCTTGAGCCCACCGCCGAGCATCCGATCACCATCACGCCCACCGCCGGGCGAGTGGTGGTGCGGGTCGACGGCGCCATCGTCGCCGACAGTTGCGCTGCGCTGACCCTGCAGGAATCGACCTATCCCGCGGTGCAGTACATCCCCCTGCGCGACGTCGACGGGCAACGCTTACGCCACTCCCAGACCACCACCTACTGCCCGTACAAGGGCGAAGCGGGCTACTACAGCGTCGCCGGGGCGCGGGTGGTCGTCGACGACGCGCTCTGGTGCTACGAACGGCCCTATCCGGCGGTCGCGGCCATCGCCGGACACGTCGCGTTCTACCCGGACAAGGCCGACATCAGCGTCACCCCGGATTAG
- a CDS encoding chloride channel protein yields MANADTDGRIATFLRNSGYLRKWLLLGVAIGVIAGLGAVAFYLALTYTTEFLLGHLADYDVPTAYGDGNNPGASGFSRAWAIPVVTTLGALASAAIVARFAPEARGHGTDDAIEAVHTDPRAIRGRVVLVKMIASALTIGSGGSGGREGPTAQISAGFGSLLTRRLNLSDDDGRVAVSMGIGSGIGAIFGAPLGGAVLAASIVYRQDFDYRSLIPGFITSGTAYAVYGAVLGFEPLFGALVPDYTFDPAGLPWFLLIGIVSAATGYLYARTFYATVRLSQRIPIPGGSVLKPALGGLLVGLLALAIPQVLSSGYGWVQLAADESTLMAIPLWVVVILPVAKIVATSLSIGTGGSGGIFGPGVVIGCFLGAATWRLAELAGAPALPAGPGVFIVIAMMACFGSVAHAPLAVMIMVAEMTASFSVIPAAIIAVGVAYLLITRTDVSIYRAQRMNREAAAAERAGVTPPAAY; encoded by the coding sequence ATGGCGAACGCCGACACCGACGGCAGGATCGCCACGTTCCTGCGCAACTCCGGCTATCTGCGCAAATGGCTGCTTCTCGGCGTCGCCATCGGCGTCATCGCCGGTCTCGGCGCCGTCGCGTTCTACCTCGCCCTGACGTACACCACCGAATTCCTGCTCGGCCACCTCGCCGATTACGACGTGCCCACCGCCTACGGCGACGGCAACAACCCCGGCGCGAGCGGGTTCTCCCGAGCCTGGGCCATCCCGGTGGTCACCACGCTGGGCGCGCTCGCCTCGGCGGCCATCGTCGCCAGATTTGCGCCCGAGGCCCGGGGCCACGGCACCGACGACGCCATCGAGGCCGTCCACACCGATCCGCGGGCCATCCGCGGCCGGGTGGTGCTGGTGAAGATGATCGCCAGCGCCCTGACCATCGGCTCGGGCGGCTCCGGCGGCCGGGAAGGCCCCACCGCCCAGATCTCCGCGGGGTTCGGCTCGCTGCTGACCCGCCGGCTTAACCTCTCCGACGACGACGGCCGCGTCGCGGTCTCGATGGGCATCGGCTCGGGCATCGGCGCGATTTTCGGGGCGCCGCTGGGCGGTGCGGTGCTCGCGGCGTCGATCGTCTACCGGCAGGACTTCGACTACCGGTCTCTGATACCCGGCTTCATCACCTCGGGCACCGCCTACGCCGTCTACGGCGCCGTCCTGGGCTTCGAACCGCTGTTCGGTGCGCTGGTCCCCGACTACACCTTCGACCCGGCCGGCCTGCCGTGGTTTCTGCTCATCGGAATCGTCTCCGCCGCAACCGGTTACCTGTACGCCAGGACGTTCTACGCCACCGTCCGTTTGTCGCAGCGGATTCCCATTCCCGGCGGCTCGGTGCTCAAGCCCGCGCTCGGCGGCTTGCTGGTGGGGCTGTTGGCGCTGGCCATCCCGCAGGTCCTGTCCAGCGGCTACGGCTGGGTGCAGTTGGCCGCCGATGAGTCCACCCTGATGGCAATACCGCTGTGGGTCGTCGTGATCCTGCCGGTCGCCAAGATCGTGGCGACCTCGCTGTCGATCGGCACCGGCGGTTCGGGGGGCATCTTCGGCCCCGGCGTGGTGATCGGATGCTTTCTGGGCGCGGCGACCTGGCGGCTGGCGGAGTTGGCCGGCGCACCGGCGCTGCCCGCCGGGCCCGGCGTCTTCATCGTCATCGCGATGATGGCCTGCTTCGGCAGCGTCGCGCACGCGCCCCTGGCGGTGATGATCATGGTGGCCGAGATGACGGCATCGTTCTCCGTCATCCCGGCCGCCATCATCGCCGTCGGGGTCGCATACCTGTTGATCACCCGCACGGACGTGTCGATCTACCGTGCGCAGCGGATGAATCGAGAGGCGGCCGCCGCCGAGCGGGCCGGTGTGACACCCCCCGCTGCGTACTAG
- a CDS encoding fumarylacetoacetate hydrolase family protein: MKLRRVRTAAGLELQHLDDGHWRAHSGPSPLGPSPFAEDWELATADRHLAHTDAVLPFTPLSFRDFLLSEPHNISAARGLINRFHPATARITNAYEKLTRRTFPAFNPKKLFYQQPIYYMANAMTIVPSGTPVASPSYSRGLDFELEIGFALSAPLHNATPAQAVAAVGAFVLVNDFSARDVQRAEMASGMGPQKSKHFLSSMSTTMVTADEVLPRIGALTGTVAINGHTVSRVDSAGLQWGIGEVLAHASRDEQLLPGELFGLGTLPGGSGMETGNWLQPGDTLRLTLDDIGEVEHRIV, from the coding sequence ATGAAACTGCGCAGGGTACGCACCGCGGCCGGACTCGAACTACAGCACCTCGACGACGGGCACTGGCGCGCCCACTCCGGCCCGTCCCCGCTGGGCCCCTCCCCGTTCGCCGAGGACTGGGAGTTGGCGACCGCCGACCGGCACCTGGCGCACACCGACGCGGTGTTGCCGTTCACACCGCTGTCGTTCCGCGACTTCCTGCTGTCCGAACCTCACAACATCAGCGCCGCCCGCGGCCTGATCAACCGGTTCCACCCGGCCACCGCGCGGATCACCAACGCCTACGAAAAGCTGACGCGCAGAACGTTTCCCGCGTTCAACCCGAAGAAACTGTTCTACCAGCAACCCATCTACTACATGGCCAACGCGATGACCATCGTGCCCAGCGGCACCCCGGTCGCCAGTCCCAGCTACTCCAGGGGTCTGGACTTCGAACTGGAGATCGGCTTCGCGCTGTCCGCACCGTTGCACAACGCCACCCCGGCGCAGGCCGTCGCGGCGGTCGGCGCGTTCGTGCTGGTGAACGACTTCAGCGCGCGCGACGTCCAACGCGCGGAGATGGCCAGCGGGATGGGACCGCAGAAGTCCAAACACTTCCTGTCCTCGATGTCGACGACGATGGTCACCGCCGACGAGGTCCTGCCCCGGATCGGTGCCCTGACCGGCACAGTGGCGATCAACGGGCACACCGTGAGCCGCGTCGACAGCGCGGGCCTGCAGTGGGGCATCGGCGAGGTGCTCGCGCACGCCTCCCGTGACGAGCAGTTGCTGCCCGGCGAACTGTTCGGGCTCGGCACGCTGCCCGGCGGGTCGGGGATGGAGACCGGCAACTGGCTGCAGCCGGGCGACACCTTGCGGTTGACGCTCGATGACATCGGCGAGGTGGAGCACCGCATCGTCTGA
- a CDS encoding fructose-specific PTS transporter subunit EIIC — translation MTNPPITTADLVLLDVDAGASKDEVIGRLAATLADAGRATDVDGLVGATMAREAQSATGLPGGIAIPHCRSPYVVAPTIGFARLDPGVDFGAADGPADLVFLIAAPDGGGAEHMKLLSSLARALVRPDFVASLRAASTAEEIVTLVDSTVNPAPAQSEGPSSTPEPAPAASAAARSAAPETAPATRKTVAAITACPTGIAHTYMAADALKLAAERAGVDIVIETQGSSGSTPLAAATIARADAVIFATDVGVKDRGRFAGKPVVASGVKRAINEPDAMIAEAVAVADNPNAARVEGDGAPTRESEGSADVGWGTRTRQILLTGVSYMIPFVAAGGLLIALGFLFAGYDIANPPEGFDTSLGNLIALENTLTNLPPGGLMQYLGAVLYTLGGLAFSFLVPALAGYISFAIADRPGLAPGFTAGAVAVFVEGGFIGGIVGGLIAGFAALWISRSTVPQWFRGLMPVVIIPLFASLVVGLLMFLLLGRPLAAIQEGLTNWLSGMTGTSVIILGIILGLMMCFDLGGPVNKAAYAFATVGLNVADPSSLRIMAAVMAAGMVPPLAMALATAVRPRLFSEPERENGRAAWLLGASFISEGAIPFAAADPLRVIPSMMAGGAVTGALIMAFDVTLRAPHGGIFVFFAIGNLVWFIVALVAGTVVGALAVVTAKQLAAPKPPAQTQLSAA, via the coding sequence ATGACCAACCCGCCCATCACCACCGCCGACCTGGTGCTGCTCGACGTCGACGCGGGGGCGAGCAAGGACGAGGTCATCGGCCGCTTGGCCGCCACCCTCGCCGACGCCGGCCGGGCCACCGACGTCGACGGGCTGGTCGGCGCGACCATGGCCCGAGAAGCCCAGTCCGCCACCGGGTTACCCGGCGGCATCGCCATCCCGCACTGCCGCTCGCCCTACGTCGTTGCCCCCACCATCGGCTTCGCGCGGCTCGATCCGGGAGTGGACTTCGGCGCCGCGGACGGCCCCGCCGACCTGGTGTTCCTGATCGCCGCGCCGGACGGCGGCGGCGCCGAGCACATGAAGCTGTTGTCCAGCCTGGCCCGGGCGCTGGTGCGGCCGGACTTCGTGGCCTCGCTGCGGGCGGCGTCGACCGCCGAGGAGATCGTGACGCTGGTGGACTCCACGGTGAATCCCGCACCCGCGCAATCCGAGGGGCCGTCGTCGACGCCCGAGCCCGCGCCCGCGGCATCCGCCGCCGCGCGGTCCGCCGCCCCCGAAACCGCACCGGCGACGCGGAAGACCGTCGCGGCCATCACCGCCTGCCCCACCGGGATCGCGCACACCTACATGGCCGCCGACGCGCTCAAGCTCGCGGCCGAACGGGCCGGCGTCGACATCGTCATCGAGACGCAGGGGTCCTCCGGAAGCACGCCGCTGGCGGCGGCGACGATCGCCCGCGCCGACGCCGTCATCTTCGCGACGGACGTCGGGGTCAAGGACCGCGGCCGCTTCGCCGGCAAGCCGGTGGTCGCCTCCGGGGTCAAACGCGCGATCAACGAACCCGACGCGATGATCGCCGAGGCGGTCGCCGTGGCCGACAATCCGAACGCCGCGCGCGTCGAGGGCGACGGCGCCCCGACCCGTGAGTCCGAGGGCTCCGCCGACGTCGGCTGGGGCACCCGGACCCGACAGATCCTGCTCACCGGCGTGAGCTACATGATCCCGTTCGTGGCGGCCGGCGGTCTGCTGATCGCGTTGGGATTCCTGTTCGCCGGTTACGACATCGCCAATCCGCCGGAGGGTTTCGACACCTCACTGGGCAATCTGATCGCGCTGGAGAACACCCTGACCAACCTGCCGCCCGGCGGGCTCATGCAGTATCTGGGCGCGGTGCTGTACACCCTCGGCGGCCTGGCCTTCAGCTTCCTGGTGCCCGCGCTGGCCGGCTACATCTCGTTCGCCATCGCCGACCGCCCCGGGCTGGCCCCGGGCTTCACCGCCGGCGCGGTGGCGGTGTTCGTCGAGGGTGGTTTCATCGGCGGTATCGTCGGCGGCCTGATCGCCGGCTTCGCCGCGTTGTGGATCAGCCGGAGCACCGTCCCGCAGTGGTTCCGCGGCCTGATGCCCGTCGTGATCATCCCGCTGTTCGCCTCGCTGGTGGTCGGCCTGCTGATGTTCCTGCTGCTGGGCCGCCCGCTGGCGGCCATCCAGGAGGGGCTGACCAACTGGCTGAGCGGGATGACCGGAACCTCGGTGATAATCCTCGGGATCATCCTGGGCCTGATGATGTGCTTCGACCTGGGCGGCCCGGTCAACAAGGCGGCCTACGCGTTTGCCACCGTCGGCCTCAATGTCGCGGACCCGTCGTCGCTGCGGATCATGGCCGCAGTGATGGCCGCGGGCATGGTGCCCCCGCTGGCGATGGCGTTGGCCACCGCGGTGCGGCCGCGGTTGTTCAGCGAGCCAGAGCGGGAAAATGGCCGCGCCGCATGGCTGTTGGGCGCCTCGTTCATCTCCGAGGGCGCGATCCCCTTCGCGGCGGCCGACCCGCTGCGGGTGATCCCGTCGATGATGGCCGGCGGTGCGGTGACCGGGGCGCTGATCATGGCGTTCGACGTGACGCTGCGCGCCCCGCACGGTGGCATCTTCGTGTTCTTCGCGATCGGCAACCTGGTGTGGTTCATCGTCGCGCTGGTCGCCGGGACCGTCGTCGGCGCGCTGGCGGTGGTCACCGCCAAGCAACTCGCCGCGCCCAAACCCCCTGCCCAAACGCAACTTTCAGCTGCTTAG
- a CDS encoding NAD-dependent epimerase/dehydratase family protein produces MTAPKLVIGGNGFLGSHVVRHLVDEATDAEIRVTVRATANTAGIDDLDVTRFVGDIFDLDVIRAAMTGCDVVYYCVVDARAWLRDPSPLFRTNVDGLRGVLEVAAEFAAAGTLKKFVFTSSYSTVGRKKGRVATEDDLIDRRKLTAYVRSRVQAEDLVLQYARDRGVPAVAMCVSTTYGGRDHGMTPQGAVVAGTVFEKLPFVLDKIALEAVGVEDAARAMVLAADRGRPGQRYLISERMISNREVIRIAADEAGVSAPRRAIPVPLLYAMGAMGSVRARLTGTDQQLTLESVRLMRAEAEVDCAKARRELDWTPRPVEESIRAAARFWAQMRSARRQARAAS; encoded by the coding sequence ATGACCGCGCCCAAGCTGGTGATCGGCGGCAACGGCTTCCTGGGCTCGCACGTGGTGCGGCACCTGGTCGATGAGGCGACGGACGCCGAGATCCGCGTGACGGTGCGCGCCACGGCCAACACCGCCGGAATCGATGACCTGGACGTCACCCGCTTCGTCGGCGACATCTTCGACCTCGACGTGATCCGCGCGGCGATGACGGGATGCGACGTCGTCTACTACTGCGTGGTGGACGCGCGGGCCTGGCTGCGTGACCCGTCGCCGCTGTTCCGCACCAACGTCGACGGCCTGCGCGGGGTGCTCGAGGTGGCCGCCGAGTTCGCCGCTGCGGGGACGCTCAAGAAGTTCGTGTTCACCAGCAGCTACTCGACGGTGGGACGGAAGAAGGGGCGCGTCGCCACCGAAGACGACCTGATCGACCGGCGCAAGCTCACCGCCTACGTCCGCTCCCGGGTACAGGCCGAGGACCTGGTGCTGCAGTACGCCCGCGACCGGGGCGTGCCGGCGGTGGCGATGTGTGTGTCGACCACTTACGGGGGCCGTGACCACGGGATGACACCGCAGGGGGCCGTGGTCGCCGGCACGGTGTTCGAGAAGCTGCCGTTCGTTCTCGACAAGATCGCGCTGGAGGCCGTCGGCGTCGAGGACGCCGCACGCGCCATGGTGTTGGCCGCCGACCGGGGCCGGCCCGGACAGCGCTACCTGATCTCCGAGCGGATGATCAGCAACCGCGAGGTGATCCGGATTGCGGCCGACGAGGCGGGGGTGTCCGCTCCGCGCCGCGCGATACCGGTGCCGCTGTTGTACGCGATGGGGGCGATGGGCTCGGTGCGGGCCCGGCTGACCGGTACCGACCAGCAGTTGACGCTGGAGTCGGTGCGGCTGATGCGCGCCGAGGCCGAGGTCGACTGCGCCAAGGCCCGCCGCGAGCTGGACTGGACGCCGCGGCCCGTCGAGGAGTCGATCCGGGCGGCGGCGCGCTTCTGGGCCCAGATGCGCTCGGCCCGCCGCCAGGCGCGCGCCGCGAGCTGA
- a CDS encoding nuclear transport factor 2 family protein, translating to MTPFDDPQAEQAWMFLQTLSDDGDLDEGFALLSDDFTYWNNAIGRTLTKTELREITERARQQMVLHFDLVRCLNESESVVIEARSEGANPAGDRYDSPVVFIFDMRHGLITSLREYCDTRLFEKVFGANPG from the coding sequence ATGACGCCGTTCGACGACCCCCAGGCCGAGCAGGCGTGGATGTTCCTGCAGACCCTGAGCGACGACGGCGACCTCGACGAGGGGTTCGCGTTGCTCAGCGACGACTTCACCTACTGGAACAACGCCATCGGCCGCACCCTGACCAAGACCGAACTGCGCGAGATCACCGAGCGGGCGCGCCAACAGATGGTGCTGCACTTCGACCTGGTGCGCTGCCTCAACGAGAGCGAGAGCGTGGTCATCGAGGCACGGTCGGAGGGTGCCAACCCCGCCGGTGACCGCTACGACAGCCCCGTCGTGTTCATCTTCGACATGCGCCACGGCCTGATCACCTCGCTGCGGGAGTACTGCGACACCCGGCTGTTCGAGAAGGTGTTCGGCGCTAATCCGGGGTGA
- a CDS encoding nitroreductase/quinone reductase family protein, which produces MRKSDRVAEAGAWVLENGHRALLALTGGRFPRTVMGMLTVELHTVGRKSGKPYANLLTSPIHDDHRIVLVASKGGHQDHPDWYKNALAHPDVTLTVDGAQVPMRARAATAAERAELWPEVVKTYRGYAGYQRNTDREIPLLICEPRA; this is translated from the coding sequence ATGCGAAAGTCCGATCGCGTCGCCGAGGCGGGCGCGTGGGTACTCGAGAACGGACACCGGGCGTTGCTGGCGCTGACCGGCGGCCGGTTCCCCCGCACCGTGATGGGCATGCTGACCGTCGAACTGCACACCGTCGGCCGCAAGTCCGGTAAGCCCTACGCCAACCTGCTGACCAGCCCCATCCACGACGACCACCGGATTGTGCTCGTCGCCTCCAAGGGCGGCCACCAGGACCACCCGGACTGGTACAAGAACGCGCTGGCGCACCCGGACGTGACGCTGACCGTCGACGGCGCGCAGGTGCCGATGCGGGCCCGCGCGGCCACGGCCGCCGAGCGCGCCGAGTTGTGGCCTGAGGTGGTCAAGACCTACCGCGGCTACGCTGGCTACCAGCGCAACACCGACCGCGAGATCCCGCTGCTGATCTGCGAGCCGCGCGCTTAG
- a CDS encoding DNA starvation/stationary phase protection protein has translation MPSHYTVPGLTDKQAAQIAEVLQRKLSTYNDLHLTLKHVHWNVVGPNFIGVHEMIDPQVMLVRGYADEVAERIATLGYSPEGTPGAICRDRDWDDYSVGRDTVQAHLAALDLVYTGVIEDVRKGIADVEDLDPVTEDILIGHAAELEKFQWFVRAHLENSGGELPHTGKRTEKGAASKARSSK, from the coding sequence ATGCCCAGCCACTACACCGTCCCGGGCCTGACCGACAAGCAGGCCGCGCAGATCGCCGAGGTGTTGCAGCGCAAGTTGAGCACCTACAACGACCTACACCTGACGCTGAAGCACGTGCACTGGAATGTGGTGGGCCCGAACTTCATCGGCGTGCACGAGATGATCGACCCGCAGGTGATGCTGGTCCGCGGATACGCCGACGAGGTCGCCGAGCGCATCGCGACCCTGGGCTACTCCCCGGAGGGCACCCCGGGCGCCATCTGCCGCGATCGGGATTGGGACGACTACTCGGTGGGCCGTGACACGGTGCAGGCCCATCTGGCCGCGCTGGACCTGGTCTACACAGGCGTGATCGAGGATGTCCGCAAGGGCATCGCCGACGTCGAGGATCTCGACCCGGTCACCGAGGACATCTTGATCGGGCACGCCGCCGAACTCGAGAAGTTCCAGTGGTTCGTCCGCGCGCACCTGGAGAACTCCGGCGGCGAGTTGCCGCACACCGGCAAGCGCACCGAGAAGGGCGCCGCCAGCAAGGCGCGCTCCAGCAAGTAG
- a CDS encoding DNA-3-methyladenine glycosylase 2 family protein: MADIDTDGLTRVVTFPGPVSPAATLAPQRRGPADPTYQVGADGAIWRTTLLATGPVTVRLERAGPSAVGARAWGAGAAEFLEALPAYLGADDDWSDFRPAHPVVARAARQAPHLRLGRTDRVLEALIPAVIEQRVPGVDAFKAWRTLVGKYGTAAPGPAPERMRVFPAAEVWQRIPSWEFHRANVDPGRARTVVACARRAAALERLVARPAAAARAALTSLPGVGVWTAAEVAQRAFGDADALSVGDYHISKMIGWTLLGHPVDDDEMVTLLEPMRPHRHRVVRLLQVSGLAYEPRRGARLPVQNIRDL, translated from the coding sequence CTGGCCGACATCGACACCGACGGTCTGACGCGCGTCGTCACTTTCCCGGGACCCGTGAGCCCGGCCGCGACGCTGGCCCCGCAGCGGCGGGGGCCGGCGGACCCGACCTACCAGGTCGGTGCCGACGGGGCGATCTGGCGGACCACCCTGTTGGCCACGGGGCCGGTGACCGTGCGCCTGGAGCGCGCCGGGCCCTCGGCGGTGGGGGCGCGCGCCTGGGGCGCCGGTGCCGCGGAGTTCCTCGAGGCGCTGCCCGCCTATCTCGGCGCCGACGACGACTGGTCGGATTTCCGCCCGGCGCATCCGGTGGTGGCCCGTGCCGCCCGGCAGGCGCCGCACCTGCGACTGGGGCGCACCGACCGGGTACTCGAAGCCCTGATCCCGGCGGTGATCGAGCAGCGGGTGCCCGGCGTCGATGCGTTCAAGGCCTGGCGCACGTTGGTCGGCAAGTACGGCACCGCCGCGCCCGGCCCGGCCCCGGAGCGCATGCGGGTGTTCCCGGCGGCCGAGGTGTGGCAGCGCATCCCGTCGTGGGAGTTCCACCGCGCCAACGTCGATCCCGGCCGGGCCCGCACCGTCGTCGCCTGCGCCCGGCGGGCCGCGGCGCTCGAACGGCTGGTGGCCCGGCCCGCCGCCGCGGCCCGCGCGGCGCTGACCAGCCTGCCCGGCGTCGGGGTGTGGACCGCGGCGGAGGTCGCCCAGCGCGCCTTCGGCGATGCCGACGCGTTGTCGGTCGGCGACTACCACATCTCGAAGATGATCGGCTGGACGCTGCTCGGACACCCGGTGGACGACGACGAGATGGTCACGCTGCTGGAACCGATGCGCCCACACCGCCATCGGGTGGTGCGCCTGCTGCAGGTCAGTGGACTGGCCTACGAGCCGCGCCGTGGCGCGCGGTTGCCGGTGCAGAACATTCGCGACCTCTAG
- a CDS encoding HPr family phosphocarrier protein, protein MHSKTVIVGSAVGLHARPAAIISEAVVNAGVPVTLSMDGGEPVDAGSALMIMTLGAGKGASVTVASEDEAAVNTIADLVEQDLDA, encoded by the coding sequence ATGCACAGCAAGACCGTGATCGTCGGATCCGCCGTCGGCCTGCACGCCCGACCGGCCGCCATCATCTCCGAGGCCGTCGTGAACGCCGGGGTGCCGGTGACGCTGTCGATGGACGGCGGCGAACCGGTCGACGCCGGGTCCGCGCTGATGATCATGACCCTGGGCGCGGGCAAGGGCGCGTCGGTCACCGTCGCCTCCGAGGACGAGGCCGCGGTGAACACCATCGCCGACCTCGTCGAACAAGACCTCGACGCCTAA
- a CDS encoding copper-translocating P-type ATPase: MTGHRHPAQHQQHVNHDDHRAHVGHAGHAGHGDHVAQFRRLFWVMLVLAVPTVAMSGMFAMILGYQVPSFPGSQWVAPVLGTVMYVWGGQPFLTGAVDEIRSRAPGMMLLIGLAITVAFLASWGASLGVLDHQLEFWWELALLIVIMLLGHWIEMRSLEQTTSALDSLSALLPDQAERVTGDTIETVAPVELQVADLVLVRPGGRVPADGRIRDGAADMDESIVTGESRTVRRGVGDSVVAGTTATDSALRIEITAVGDDTALAGIQRLVAEAQNSSSRAQRLADRAAGWLFWFALGAAVLTALVWAVIGLPDQAVIRAITVLVIACPHALGLAIPLVVSIATERAARGGVLIKDRLALEQMRTVDAVLFDKTGTLTKGEPVVVAASGGDDVLALAAAAELPSEHPLARAIVAAARERGLSIPVATEFSSSAAVGVTATVDGRQIRVGGPKLLEETGVAASGEPMPAGTTVLHVLADGRVLGVLALADEVRPESRQAIDELHRLGREVVMITGDAQSVADAVAAELGVDRVFAGVRPEDKAAKVAELQAGGRVVAMVGDGVNDAPALARADVGIAIGAGTDVAIASAGVILASSDPRSVLSVIELSRASYRKMKQNLWWAGGYNLIAVPLAAGVLAPAGFVMPMSVGALLMSLSTVVVALNAQLLRRLDLRPSDVVR, from the coding sequence ATGACCGGCCACCGCCATCCGGCGCAGCACCAGCAGCACGTCAACCACGACGACCACCGGGCTCACGTGGGGCACGCCGGTCACGCCGGGCACGGCGACCATGTGGCGCAGTTCCGCCGGCTGTTCTGGGTGATGCTCGTGCTGGCGGTCCCCACCGTGGCGATGTCGGGGATGTTCGCGATGATCCTGGGCTACCAGGTGCCGAGCTTCCCGGGCTCACAGTGGGTGGCCCCGGTTTTGGGCACCGTGATGTACGTGTGGGGTGGGCAGCCTTTCCTCACCGGCGCGGTCGACGAGATCCGTTCCCGTGCACCGGGAATGATGCTGCTGATCGGGCTGGCGATCACCGTCGCCTTCCTGGCCTCCTGGGGCGCGAGCCTCGGCGTGCTGGACCACCAGTTGGAGTTCTGGTGGGAGCTGGCGCTGCTGATCGTCATCATGCTGCTGGGCCATTGGATCGAGATGCGCTCCCTGGAGCAGACCACGTCCGCGTTGGACTCGTTGTCGGCCCTGTTGCCCGATCAGGCCGAGCGCGTCACCGGCGACACCATCGAGACCGTCGCACCGGTGGAGCTGCAGGTCGCGGACCTGGTGCTGGTGCGCCCGGGCGGCCGGGTGCCCGCCGACGGACGGATTCGCGACGGCGCCGCCGACATGGACGAGTCGATCGTCACCGGTGAATCGCGTACCGTGCGGCGTGGCGTCGGCGACAGCGTGGTCGCCGGCACCACAGCCACCGACTCGGCCCTGCGGATCGAAATCACCGCCGTCGGCGACGACACCGCCCTGGCCGGAATCCAGCGACTGGTCGCCGAGGCGCAGAACTCGTCGTCGCGCGCGCAGCGCCTGGCCGACCGGGCCGCCGGCTGGTTGTTCTGGTTCGCCTTGGGCGCCGCCGTGCTCACCGCCCTGGTGTGGGCGGTCATCGGGCTTCCCGACCAAGCCGTCATCCGCGCCATCACGGTGCTGGTCATCGCGTGCCCCCACGCCCTGGGCCTGGCGATCCCGCTGGTGGTGTCCATTGCCACCGAGCGCGCCGCGCGCGGCGGAGTGCTGATCAAGGACCGGCTGGCCTTGGAGCAGATGCGCACCGTCGACGCCGTGTTGTTCGACAAGACCGGCACGCTGACCAAGGGCGAACCCGTCGTCGTCGCCGCCTCCGGCGGGGACGATGTTCTGGCGCTTGCGGCGGCCGCCGAACTCCCCTCGGAGCACCCGCTGGCCCGGGCCATCGTGGCCGCGGCCCGCGAGCGCGGACTGTCGATCCCCGTGGCCACCGAATTCAGTTCGTCGGCCGCGGTCGGGGTGACCGCCACCGTCGACGGCCGGCAGATCCGGGTCGGCGGGCCGAAACTGCTCGAGGAGACCGGTGTTGCGGCCTCAGGGGAACCGATGCCTGCGGGCACGACGGTGCTGCACGTGCTGGCCGACGGACGGGTGCTCGGTGTGCTGGCGTTGGCCGACGAGGTCCGCCCGGAGTCCAGGCAGGCCATCGACGAACTGCACCGGCTGGGCCGCGAGGTCGTGATGATCACCGGCGACGCGCAGAGCGTGGCGGACGCGGTGGCCGCCGAACTCGGCGTCGACCGGGTGTTCGCGGGGGTGCGGCCCGAGGACAAGGCGGCCAAGGTCGCCGAGTTGCAGGCCGGGGGACGGGTGGTCGCGATGGTCGGCGACGGCGTCAACGACGCCCCCGCACTGGCGCGGGCCGACGTCGGGATCGCGATCGGCGCCGGCACCGACGTCGCGATCGCGTCGGCCGGGGTGATCCTGGCCAGCTCGGATCCGCGATCGGTGTTGTCGGTGATCGAACTGTCTCGGGCCAGCTACCGGAAGATGAAGCAGAACCTGTGGTGGGCCGGGGGCTACAACCTGATCGCGGTGCCGCTGGCCGCGGGTGTGCTGGCCCCGGCCGGCTTCGTGATGCCGATGTCGGTCGGCGCCCTGCTGATGTCGCTGTCGACGGTGGTGGTCGCGCTCAACGCGCAACTGTTGCGGCGGTTGGACCTGCGCCCGTCGGACGTCGTCCGCTAG